GtaataaactatttattaattgattagaACAGAATCACCTATTTGCACCACATTGCACTTACATATACTCTAATTtgtatctctctcacacacaccgtTACCTCTTTAGGTCACATGTCCATAATGCCACCCATTTAATTTGGCTAAACCTGTGTAATTAAGGAAAAACTATTTGTGAGAAAACTATTGTTGGCTTCTGCAGGCAAAGGTATGCACATGCATATTTCTTTGTAGGGGTCTATTAGACTGCGTTATTTAAAAGCTCACTATGACTTGTCGCAGGATATGGCAGATGGAGATCATGTGAAAGACAGACTAAGGAATCAGCTACTTGATCTTCAAGATCAGAACGACAAGATGGAGGGACTGATTCACTTTCTGGAAGAAGACAAAAAGAGACTTCAAGACAAAATAGAAGCAATGATGCAGAATGGTGAGATGCAGCACTGCTTTACTGTTTTAAATGTGATTGGAatgatttgtatttgtttatggtTTGTTGTTGTGTATAAtttttgtactgtatttgttTCAGACAAGGAGATGGTTCTAGAATTAGAGAGAATGCGTGCAAGGCATGGCATGTGTGGCAAGGATCACTCTCCATCGCGTCTGGATGCCTTTGTGAAGAGTTTAGAGGAGGAAAGGAATTATTACAAAGAGGAGGTGGAGCGATACCGTCTGGTTAGGGGCAGGACAGACAGAAGCCCCACTCCTTTAGGCAGAGGGAGGAGCCCCAGAGCAAGAGGCAGCTGGCATGGAAAGGTGAGAGATCCAATTATTTCTATAATTGCTTGGATGAGACATGGTTTAAGCAGGGCCTGAAAGTCAGTTTACGCATAGTTTTAATCAAGGTATGCACTCATAATGCAGAGCTATATGACTTTTCTCAAATTTGCTAAACAGTTAATACATggataaaatgtcaataaacaaaaaaatgttcaaatgtaAAAGTATAAATCATATAGTAACAAgtgattttagaaaaaaatgcataaagTTAACATTTATTACATAATCATATTATATATCAAAGATATATGCATAGATTATTgtctaataatataaaaatgtctaagGGGGTTTTCTCACTGTAATCCTTTACCTAACTACCTGTTTATGTAATAAAGGCAATTATTGCAGAAAGTATTCAATTATGAATCTCAATATTGATAGATTAAAACATCACAGATGGTTGTGCAAGGAAACAACAAGTGAGTATTTTGTATTTCTAGAGAGATGAAGATGCAGATCTCTCGCGAGTGGTGAAAGAGAGGGATGAGCTGCAGTCAGTGCTGCTTGGCTTTGAGAAGCACATGGAGGACATCCAGACCAGGGTTAAACTACTGACTGCAGAGAGAGACCAGCTCAGCTCTCAGTGCCAGCAGGTAACACTCCACCTGTTTTCATCTGTTTCCTGCCTGAAAACGCAATGGCGGAAAATGCATCATGCTTCCATCAATTTGTCTTTAAAGGGATAAATCACACACAAATGTTTTCCCTCATGCTATTTCAGATGTATCATCTTCAGATACATAAACAAAATGAACACAACataaaggatttttttaaatttagaaaaataGAGCATCTCTGTGAGTCCATTCAATTCAAGTTCATAGGACCGTCAATAGTAATCCACttgaccaggggtgggcaaactcggtcctggagggccgatgtcctgcatagtttagctccaacactaatcaaacacacctgaacaagctaatcggTGTCTTTAAGATCGctagaaatccataagcaggtgtgtttgattagagttggagctaaactgtgcaggaccccggccctccaggaccgagtttgcccacccctgcactTGACTATATTGAAAGAAATGAAGTGAAAAAGTTGCTGAGTggtaatatttaaaacttttaaaactagTATAAACCATCACAAATACCATCATTAACAGTGATGCAGTGGACTGCCATTGTTCAGGTGAACTTTTCCCACCCTTcatgaaagtacttgaatttcagacatatgaattcaaggcctggaaagtatcTAAAAACGAACATAGGTTCTTAAAAGTGCTTGAAATTAAAATTTCATGGTGTCATTTCAACAATTGTTCTGTGCtgctctttaaaaagtcttaaattaaaaTCTTATACATGATCCTTGACGagtaatgcacattttatcagtatttcagaaactgcatttgaatattaccagtattgaattcatgaattgtattaaagttctttaaacatgactgtttaaacggcctacatttttgaaaatgacacattcaaaacatcattactgacattttaatgtaaatatgaaatttaagtgaaatgttaagcaCTTTTATGGCACTACATATGCTGGGGTGAATTACAAGGTGCTTGATTTGAAATATTTAGTGATTTTGAAAAGTTCTTGAATTTGGTGTCCATGACAGAGTGGGAATCATGTGATGCAGCTTCATGCCATATATTTCAACTTTTGTTGAACTTTTCAGATTCAGAAGTTATGTATTTCTTTGGGTAAACTACAAAACTGGTTGCTGTCTGTGAATATTTGttcatatgttttaaaaataggCTCAGGAGGAGCTGAGACGTGTCCAAAGAGAGCTTGAGTCTTCTAAACTCCAGCGCAGGATCAGAGACGACAGGGAACAGACTGAAGCTGAACTCCAGAGAGTTACTGCTGAGAGAGATGCACTCAGAGACAGACTCAAGGTGTGTGTAGATGTTTGCAAATGAGCAAACATTTATAAATAGCTGCTAAGTGTGTGCAATGGTTTTCTGCGGTTGGAGTTGTGGGTTTGAAATTCTGCAAATCTCTTCTTAACTGTAGTGGACTTGTAGGCAGAATGGTGTAGTTGTGTGTTGCAGGGAGATTTGCCAAGATAAAGCTGCCAGTGTTTTCTATTTCTCTCTTTGCAGGTTGCTCACAGCACTGCTCTGACAGACCGAGAACAGGAGGAGTTCAGGTTTCTTGACCTGGAAAACACCATAGAGAAGGTATGAAACTAATAGTGCTGAACCGTTTATAGTTTTATAAACATTACCAGAAAGTTTAGTCCTCTCTAGAGAGCTATTGGAGACCATAGCTATCCAAATACTGTTTTTGTGCTTAAAGGCCAGTGTGGGAAGTGAAAGCCAGTTTTAGGATTGTTGCAAATGGACATTAGAGTAACTGGCTATATGATATTGATATACATCTTTATTCTAAgaataaatcagattttatttCTTGCATAACAGCACTTATGTTTGGTCataaatcattattttctaaAATCATGATAGGAaattttgtaatataaattacACAATATCAAGATTTGTTGCAGCCAATCCACATTAAGGGGCATATTTAGTAACAATAGAAGAGATATCAAAAGGTCACGTGGTCTTGTTAATTTAGGAGAGTGTTTGATTTGGTGAattctgattttttaaaatttgtttatagcaacccaggggcggactgggacaaaaattcagccctggcactgtagcaACACCAGCCCACATTACTTGTATTGGTGTACagatagtaaaataatataagcagTACCATATGTAATAGATATTGCATCTCTGACAATTAGTTTGTGTTGCACTTACTATTTGGTTAACATTCTTTGCCAGATTTTCATTACGTCCGCGTAACCTCTGATTGGGTCGGCACCAATCTCGAAACCAgctggctaataataataatattattattattattatcatcatcatcatcatcatcatattcacaTCTAGCAAGAGATAAATGCTGGCtgcatgtaaataaaatacatatttaaagaagaaaagaaaaaaaaaaaactgaccggcccacatttaaaaaatggtggATTGAATCTGGAGCTACCCATTTAACTAGTGGCTTCTTTAGTGCAGTGTATTAAGTCATTTATGATCATGTGATCCTATTTGTCAAAGTTTTCTGACTTTTTATGTAACCTGTCGATTTTAAAACTCTTTAACTATGTATTATACAAAGTATTATTCGCAGACACcttttttgtacatatttttttctCGTTTTTTCAAAttggtatacacacacacacacatacacacacatatatatctatatatatatatatagagagagatatcTAGagatatagtatatatatatatatatatatatatatatatatatatatatatatatatatatatatatatatatgtatatatatatatatatatatatatatatatatatatatatatatatatatatatatatatatgtgtatatatatatatatatatgtatatatatatatatatgtgtatatatatatatatatatatgtaataatggCATCTGGATGTTGGACAAAAGATTTATTTGCAACAATCCTGTTAGGGGACCTTAAATCTCAAGAGTTTtctgtttaaaaagtaaaaatgctagtattatttttttcattttatatgtattttcggTGCAGTTTTCTTTCTGAATATTCTAAATCTAAAGTGTTTGTTGAAGTGAAGGAAACCAgaatatatgtttttaatgtatgtaattgtttcgttttatttaaagtttacaatGTTTTTGAGTGAAGTTATGAAACGTGACAAACCAATTCAACCTTTTTTATTCGTATAAATGACATGCGTTTTGACATCGTGTGATTTAATTTGCATTAACAAAATACATTGTTGTTCTAATTGTctcataatgttttttatttattactttgtgAGTGTAGTTGGAGAGAGAGAAGGCTGATCTGCGGGCTCAGGTCACTGTGCTGAAGGAGAGTCGTGTGGTTATAGAGAAGGAGCTGAAGGCTCAGTCAGCAGTGCTGTTCCAGAATGTAGAGGAAGCCACGCAGCAGAGAGTCGAGAGCAGCGCACTCAGGTCTGTGTGTTTTAGAGTATCACTGCTGTGGACAGACATTTCTGCTCCTCATATGTGTGTGCCAGCAGTTGTACCCAGATTTCCAAAGCGACTTGATAtttgatgtgtgtgttttgtgtttaggCTTCTGCAGGAGCAGATGGAGCAGTCTCTTTCAGATGTTCAGCACAGATTATCTGTGAAGACTAATGAACTGCAGGCAGCTAACCAGCAGATTgacaaactagaagagaaaattGGTGTGTCAGAACAGCGCTTTGCTTTGCACTCTTTGGAGTTACTCAAGTGCAAATAATCTTCATCTAATTATTAGCTGTATCACTTCCTTTATGTTTTCTCACATGCATCAGTTAATTTAGAAGTACCCTTAGCCAGTATGCATTAAAgcttttttgtgattgttttatgtttgttacTTCAGACCATTCAGATAAAGAATTGAGAGTTAATTAACAGAGCGTAATGCTTAAAGACTATAtggcattctttaaaataatttgataaaCACTACCATTCAAAGGTTTGTGGTTGGTGTAtgtaaatcaatatatatatatatatatatatatatatatatatgtgtgtgtgtatgtattaaatatattttttctttattaaaataaattaatatttctcTTTGGCATAAATCATTTAAGCACATCATAAATTGTAGTAAATGCAttctataaagttttctaattaATATAAAATGCTTCATATAAAATTAACTGTCTATTCATCAAATAATCCTCAATATGAAACGCATCTATAACATTAATTAGCTTATTTTAATGATTCCTAAAAGAGGATATGATACTAAAGATGATGGTAATAAGCTgttaaaaattcagctttaccaacccaggaaaaaaaatataatagtaataatgtttcTGTTATTGTCTCCAAAgtttttcatttatgtattaCACGATCTGTCTTCAGTGAAATGTTAGTTTTGTGTGAATTGTGAACTTTTGCTGATATGACATGGTATTGTAAACACTACGTAGAAAGACGATTCTGATgattctttgttttttgtttttttttgtgtagctgATCTGAGTAGACATGGTTCATCTCAGAAGGATGAGGTTGCGACTCTGCAGAACACCATAGCATCTCTAGACAGGGAGAAAGATGCTCTGCAGGACGCTGTAGACCAGAAGACAGAAAGTGTGGTGCTGCTGCAGCAGGAGATCCACAGGAAGGTACCAGTTTCATTCAGGAAATCATAAAATTGTTGTGGTACTGCTTTATTAAGATGATTTTGCTCTACAGGAAGAGACTCTGTTGGAAGTTCGGCTAACAGTCACAGACCTGGAGAACTCCCTGGAGTAAGTGTTTATTTGTtctgttattaataaaatgtatatgcaaAGGATATAGTGGTGCGAGGActgcaatggaaacaagcccagggctttatagttattttattctagacagttttatttcaaaatgtatgggatacttgtatttttgtacagtttgtttAAAATCTGTTAAATAACATTCTGTTGTTTTGTGAAGTAATAAGACATTCTCTTGCTTGTTATTTGTTTCAGTCAGCTTCAGGCAGTGTTGAGCAGTCGAGAGAGAGAAATTGCTAGTCTGCGCAGACAGCTGGACCAATCACAAGAGGAGCTCTCTTCTGTCAGTCGAGACCGAGAAGTCGCACTGCGAGAGAACCGCAGGTTACAGGATGATCTGGCCACCATGACCAGAGAAAACCAGGTACACATCATCCGCACCACCAGACTTCTCAGTTGAAGCATTTTCTTTGGTTTTCTGCAGTTTTCCTGCATTCCGGATGATAAAAGTGAACTGGTTTCAACCACATATGCTCATGTTTAGTGTGTCTTTTTCCAGGCAGTGCATGCAGAGATGCAGGAAGCTCTGAACGAGAGAGATGAACTGAAGCTCAGAGTTCACTCCTACATCTCAGAGGTGGCACGGATAGAAAGCTTGATGGCTGCCAAGGTGAGAGACGGAGTGCACAAAACACACAGtgacatttgaattaaaaaatggtGAAAATTCTTTTTCTGAGCGTACAAACATGAAATGCACACACTAGAAGCCGACTGTCAGATGACACACCAAGACACAAGTTTCCTGTTGTAACAACTCTCAAATTCACGCAAGGTTATGTCAAAATCACAAAAACCCACAAGTTCACACAGTCCTAGTTCTGTCCATAAATAGCCGGAAAGAAATGGCATGTGTATCAGTATGTTATATCTGTTAGATTACTCAATTTAACAAGGTCTCGCCTCACCTtgaacaataattatttaaatttgagatACTGTGGTATGTAGATTCAGGACTTTTTCTGTCTGTTAGAGATCTGAAATAGTGTTACTGACCTGATCTGTTACTGTTAACAGTGTTCCTGTTACTGATCGCATTTCAGTGCAGAACAAATGGATTTGTAGACATTGTGTCTGTTTAACCATAAAGTTTATGTTGTGACTGTGGACCACAAAGCATAagtgtcatttatttaaatttcgaTTTATTCACCATCTGAATAAATAGAATTTCCACTGATGTATGATTTGTACATGACGAGATACAACCATTTGAGAATCTGGaagtaaatactgagaaaatcgtttttaaagatgtctaattATTTAATGTCCCTAAAGCTCATTTCTTTAGATGTTCAAGATTTCGTGTGCAAACAATTTACCAACTTTCCAAATCCACCTCCTGCTTCAGATCTGGACACCATACTGGGTGTAGATCCCTATGTTAAAGGTTcaatttctaaattatttaatataattgctaATCTGCAATTTTCTTCTGATAGCTTATGGAACATCTGGTCTCAAGACATTGGACCAAGAGCAGGCTAGCTCGCATTAACCCATCTATTGACCTTGAGTGCGACAGGTTTCATTCTGGTTCAGCTACTCTAATTCATGTTTTGGTTCTGTCCTTCCCTGCTTTCTGAGGCAAATGTTCCTGTCTTTGTCTGCTATTACCGCTTTTGATATTCCACCTTGTCCAAATATTGGTTTATTTGGGGTTCTCCCACCCGGCCACACTTTACACTCTCATTTTGTAGACGTAGCCTTCTTAACCCTTTTGGTTAGGTGGGTAATTCTTCTGAACTGTAAGAGCCCTTACCCTCCTTCTCACTCTTGTTGGATAAAAAGTGttctttattttatgaatttaaaGAAATTTAGGTACTCTCTTCACCAACCTAACACTATTTTCATTAAACTGTGGGAATCCCTTCGCAAACATGGGGAAAAAAAGCTTTTCAGCTTGACCCTGCTCCTTCTGATTAAGTTCCCATCCCAAACTTCCAGCTTGATACTGGATACTAGTTCTGGTCAGCACATTGTAGACCTGTGTTTTATGTATGTAAGATTTCACTtgtggttttttatttattgtattttttttttattattattcattttaataatagaCCTGTGCAATATGTTTTGTGATCCAGGGCGACTTATATTTTTGTGGTAACGCTGTTTTATCCATGTTGTGTGCAGGAACAGGAGAACAGGGACATGCTGGAGCGTTTCCGATCCATCCACACCGAGTCGGAGGATAGAGAGCTTAAGTTGCAGCAGTCAGAGGGGCTAAACAACTCCATCAGACTGGAGCTGCTCTCATCTGACACGGAGCGTAGGCACCTCCGAGAGAGAGTCTCACTGCAGGACAGAGAGATACAGGAGGTATGAGCGACTCTGAACACAAGCAACACAGTTAAGCTTGTTATTCAGTGCCTCATCACCTGTGTTATCTTTCAGCACTTGAACGCTCTGCAAGCATACGAAGCTCAGGTGTCGTCTTTGGCACGCGCAATGTCTCGGTTAGAAGAGGAAGTCCAGGCTGCTCGAGCTGAAAAAGCCTCAGTGTTGGCAGATCTGGCCTCTGTCAGAGAACTGTGTGTTAAACTGGACACCAGCAAAGAGCTCACGGTTCGCCAGCTGACTTCCAAGAGCATGGAGCTGGAGAGAGTAAGCCTGAAACCATCCTTCAGTGCACTTTATCTTTAGGAACACTTTGGAAATGAGCaaatgtgtgtttgctggatgtTAACCTCAGGTGACGGGTGAACTGGAGGATGTGCGCTCAGAGATGGAGCTCCTGAAGAAACAGCTGGGCAGTGAGCGGCTGACGGTGCGCAATCTGGAGACGCTGCTGTCCACCAATCGACAGAAGGAGTTTCAGACGCACATCAGCGCCAGCGAGAAAGAGTCTGAACTCAAAGTTCTGAAGGACCGTCTCGCCCTCGCTGACAGCAAAACGTAAGTGAGCTACTTTATTTTTGATATTACACTACACTTCATAGTGTAAGGTTacttttgttaacattagttgacTATATGAATTGTAggaatagttcatgcaaaaatttatattctgccatcatttacccaccctttACTGGTTCAAAATCTATtcacatttctttcttctgttgaacacaaaggaatagtttttgaagaatgctcattgacttccatagtatttttccctactatggaagtaatgccagcaaccatcattattcaaagtatcttcttttgtgttaaatatatgaaagaaacttgtaaaggtttaaaacaggggtgcccagacatggtcctggagggtcggtgtcctgcagagtttagctccaacttgtatGTACTTACTAGTATGACTAGTAAAGCTGTGGTTCCACTAGAGTTTGcacgtgcgaaattctgttgtacggcgctgcgaaaaggggcgggattaaacaatatgattagacatttaaaaaagtgagcgattggtccatattggTCTCaggcaatcatgtgatgcgatttcgcaggtcagagttcaccaagcttgaacttcgcAACGCAACGAACTGCGAAACTGCTGTACAACCTTGCGTTTCcgatctgacgcattcgcgtgcgtatgaatggaagtctatggggagaaaagtgcagtgtgaccacagcttaagagcTTGATAAGAACCTGATTAGCAGGTTCAGGTGTGTCTTatttgggttggaactaaagtCTGCACAGAgctggcccttcaggactgagtttgggcacccctggtttaataCCACATGACGAAAAATAAAccatgaggtaattttcatttttgggtaaactatctttTTAAGAGACACACTGCCCTTAAGAATTCATATGCTTGATTTAGTGCataaaaatatgtgtaaatattaatgatgaaaacAGTTGAGCTGcctaatatttttgtgtaaatgagtaaaaaagaaaatcatgatTATTTGGTAAATACAATATTCATTAGAACAGCGTTTTTTAAAAAGTGGAAGTTGACattttatattgtgatatttttattgtaaatgtcTACTTTGACTTACTTTAATAAATTCTAGCTGTATAAAAGTTCTACtttgtttcaaaaataaattaaaatgaccccaaactattgaaaagtgaaaaaaaaagcaaacagcatcacctgtttgtgtgtgggtgtgtgttacTAATTTGTAAATGTTATgcttaaaaaagaaatcaaaatgtaTACTTGGAAATTAGTTAGTAGATGCATGCAATGTGGCATGGAGACCCTTTTAGTTGCCTTTTTTAATGTCAATTATAAAACGAACACAGAATGAAACCTTCTTCTCCATTTACAGTTTATACCATGGGAAAAGCCTTTTCTGTTCGTGAATTTACTTTTTTATGTGGCATTTTAAAAATAGGCTACAGAGCTACTGTACATATGAACACTTATATTTATAACTTAACAGTAAACTCATAATCATGCAGTTTTTAGTCATATAGTATGTCCTGCTGTTTAAAAGTTTTGTGAAGCtttgtagtttttatattttactttgcaCCGACTGTATAGCAGCCTATCTAAAATATGGTCAATTAAATTTGAGTGATTAACCTACATTCGAGTTTTAGCCTTTCTGACATTGTCTGTATAATGTAGGCAGTGTGGGATGATGTCAGATTTGCACTTCAGTGGACTGAAGGGAAGGAAGTGGAATGATCGTTTGATCAACAGATGAAGGCAAAATAACTCCAGCCACTCATTGAGAAGAAAACAAGATACATGTTAGTTTTTATCTGATGCAGAGCTCTGAAATAATGTTTTAAGAGGTAAAAAAATGGTGTGTGTGTAGTGTACTTCTGCCAatagtgtgtatatattgtgTTTCCTATTGTTTCAGTAGGAGTCTGTTATTAGGGTTGCTGTGTGAAGTGCTTGTCTTCAGTTTACACAGAAGACTGTGTGTTCTCCTGAAGCTGCATAAAGAGTCCATTGAATGTTGCTTTCCTCCAGAAAACAAATAGTGTTTGCTGGTGTAAGTGTGCAGTTGCCATGGCGATCAGTGGTAGCAGCATGTGGCACAAACAGACATCAGTCAAATGAAGATGTCTCAATGGCCTCCAGCACTGTTAAAATGCAATAACAATATATCTGCCCTTTTATTCAAAatctcaaagtgtgtgtgtgtgtgttcgttcaTAGGGCTGGTCATGCTAGAGAGGTTTCTCAGCTGCGGGGTAAAGTATCTCAGCTTCAGACAGAAATGGACGTCCTCAAGAGGCAGTTAACCACTGAACGCTTTGAAAGGTGAGGCCAGGATTTATTACAGAACCTTTCTAAACAGTCTGCTTTTTAGttgttttacactgatgtatgcACAGTCAAATGAACACAGGAGCTCTGCACATGCATTCTAGAAAACTCCTTTTGACAGAGTCTGTACTTTTTCTCTTCTAAAGTTATGAGCAATGAAAATGTATACGTACTTGTTTAAAGGGTAAGTTTACccagaaaataaaatgaagttattatttattactcaccctcatgtcattccagtgACTTGAGACCTccttttatcttcagaacacaaatgaagataatttCGATTACATGGAAGAGCTCCGTCATCCTGCATAGACCGCATGTTGACACCTTGTGAACAAACCAAACACAGCACAAACAACTCGAGTGAATTTGTGCAAGATGCATGTACATTGTGTGTTGGTTTAGGGGGGAAATAAGGACTGTGCACATATTGCTTTGCATAATAGCATCACACATACTGCGGACAACACGATAAATCTAAAAGAAATCGAGatttcagatgtagcagcaacACAGCCATAGCTGATTGAGAAGCGActtggggtgctttcacacctgtagatcgattgttttgctCTGAAAcaaggattaaaattgttacaatattGCACTTTGGCATTGATGCGGTTCgctcacacggcaaagtttctaaacggaccaaaatagctaaaaatatAACATATCGGTCAGTTTCAAGGTTTATTTTTTTAGAGATCTGCTTAGCTGTCATGcgtacttattttaatttatgacaatgagcaataagcagggcttaatttgtgccggaacacgccggcACCTTACTTttctgatccccctcctcaacagCCCTTCTCccctgtccgctgttcacttttgGTTTcatccgcgactccccaacccttttCACTGTCGTCCACGACACCCCAGTCCtgctcactttcgtccgcgacacccctccacCATAAGTCTTAATCCAGTTTTTACgatgtcttaaattttgttcgagcattgtccaaagtgtttgactccaaaaagcataaatatatttattttcctcgattGGTTCGGGCCTGGTACGTCCAGCCAAGCTCCCCTGTCCGGGTGATGTCAggtaatttgcgacaaatgcgggaaggtgatgtgtcgctctccacatgtagcgaaaccctAGAccaaaacagacagcaaaatgggataatgcaagtttgcatactcctggttggagaaagatgagtttaaacagtggctgaagcctgtctcTGATAACAACaccataatttattctttcaagctttgtttcttccgagcttatctaagttctgttgcacggttgtgctccattcatttgtttaactacaactgtttattagcaactgtttattaagttaaaggtttgatactgattagaacttgaagtggcaatgaagtcttaaaatattctgagaaggtctttaacaagtcttaaaaaggtattgaaatttcctttaggattccttCATATACCCTGTTCTCATagatgcattataggctttacataataaagagaaataacagataaaccaagacagCAGTTCAGTcagttttcctaacggataaaccgCTCTCgtttccttttgtttagtttgagCTTTCTTTTACTTtcgtatt
Above is a genomic segment from Danio aesculapii chromosome 20, fDanAes4.1, whole genome shotgun sequence containing:
- the cep135 gene encoding centrosomal protein of 135 kDa, producing MTTSAERKFINLRKRLDQLGYRQPLAIESLPLVEKLFSDLIHTTESLRNAKLAAGKTEKESRNVDATLEPYKAENARLVKENNELHLGLLKLREEKDRISRELKAYIRKLDHETSDLKFLNNQYVQKVRSLEKDSNAKTERILQLQEKNMQAVVQTPGGKKRSIPFRRQRMQTDELLPSSGGPVPPAVAQPDDPYIADLLQVADDRIQELQKEVAQLKLDLERGQGGIKHLNKQVEERDKEIERLNRALDGGRPHDVISLEAQNISNEKLIAHLNLQIEYLQETNRSLEQRVDGLQQRKKTVSSEVADLSARNQELCQELTQIDQLAQQLEKDKEMVLETADMELQEAKKAIQRQQRELEDQEEVISTLRRDMADGDHVKDRLRNQLLDLQDQNDKMEGLIHFLEEDKKRLQDKIEAMMQNDKEMVLELERMRARHGMCGKDHSPSRLDAFVKSLEEERNYYKEEVERYRLVRGRTDRSPTPLGRGRSPRARGSWHGKRDEDADLSRVVKERDELQSVLLGFEKHMEDIQTRVKLLTAERDQLSSQCQQAQEELRRVQRELESSKLQRRIRDDREQTEAELQRVTAERDALRDRLKVAHSTALTDREQEEFRFLDLENTIEKLEREKADLRAQVTVLKESRVVIEKELKAQSAVLFQNVEEATQQRVESSALRLLQEQMEQSLSDVQHRLSVKTNELQAANQQIDKLEEKIADLSRHGSSQKDEVATLQNTIASLDREKDALQDAVDQKTESVVLLQQEIHRKEETLLEVRLTVTDLENSLDQLQAVLSSREREIASLRRQLDQSQEELSSVSRDREVALRENRRLQDDLATMTRENQAVHAEMQEALNERDELKLRVHSYISEVARIESLMAAKEQENRDMLERFRSIHTESEDRELKLQQSEGLNNSIRLELLSSDTERRHLRERVSLQDREIQEHLNALQAYEAQVSSLARAMSRLEEEVQAARAEKASVLADLASVRELCVKLDTSKELTVRQLTSKSMELERVTGELEDVRSEMELLKKQLGSERLTVRNLETLLSTNRQKEFQTHISASEKESELKVLKDRLALADSKTAGHAREVSQLRGKVSQLQTEMDVLKRQLTTERFERERAVQEMRRQGLSFSSLRSSSPLSTSLSPRPASPERSILRTPERSTDKTQDKSVSFKE